The nucleotide window ATGACAAAATCGCCATCGTAATATGGATCAACAACAATTCCGATACTAGCTGCTTTGCCATGATATGCGATGAGTATTGCATCGGAGCAAAGGTATGAATGGCCATCACGGTAAATCCAAGGATGTTTGTAAAAAAGACGATAAAATCGACCCGAAGTAAGTGATTTATCCCAATTGACAATGTTACTAATACCCAAGCATAAAAATAGAGTCCCTCAAAGATCGTGAGTACCGGGAACCTGCCTGTTTTCGTCATATAGATCACTAGGAACACCGTTTGTAAAACCCATACAAATGCAAGTAACCAGAAGGCAATACGGTTTGCCTTCCGGTTATGGTGAATAAAGTCAAAAAAGTATAACAGCACACTGAAGGCATATAGAACAACTGTTAGTTCATGCAGCCTTGTCATATAAAGGTCAAACATAGCCGCGTGGCCCCCTTATGACTGAAAAGAAGCCTGGACTTCTCCAACCTGCATTTTATTCGTTTCGGCTATTTTCAAATGTTGATCTTGAACAAGCTCTTCAATATTAAATATCTTCATAAAGAATTCCATTGCCTGATCCGCATCCGGTCTTGCGGCCAATTCCTTCGCTTGTAATATAGGATCTTTTAATAGCTGATTGATGATGCTTTTTGTATGTTTATTTAACACTTTCATATCGCGATCCGATAAGTTTGGCAGCTTTCTTTCCAAACTAACCATCGTTTCAGCTTGAATCGCGAGGGCTTTTTCCCGTAAGGCTGAAATCACAGGGACTACACCAAGCATGCCAAGCCAATGATTGAATTCAACAATTTCCTTTTCGATCATAAGCCTAATTTTTGCCGCTGCTTTCTGACGTTCCTGTAAATTAGCCTGGACAATTCCCTCTAAGTCGTCAATATCGTATAAAAAGACATTCTCGAGCTCAGCAATTCTTGGATCCAAGTCACGTGGAACAGCAATATCAACCATGAATAACGGTTTTCCTCTACGCTTTTTCTCAACACGAGCCATCGTTTCTTTTGAAATGACAAAGTCCTTTGA belongs to Neobacillus sp. OS1-2 and includes:
- a CDS encoding cytochrome c biogenesis protein CcsA — encoded protein: MFDLYMTRLHELTVVLYAFSVLLYFFDFIHHNRKANRIAFWLLAFVWVLQTVFLVIYMTKTGRFPVLTIFEGLYFYAWVLVTLSIGINHLLRVDFIVFFTNILGFTVMAIHTFAPMQYSSHIMAKQLVSELLLIHITMAILSYGAFSLSFVFSSLYLLQYDLLKRKKWGTRLLRLADLEKLEKSSYILAVIGVPMLLLSVILGLQWAFLKVPGMPWYDMKIIGSFLLLTAYSIYLYLRIAKNISGKKLAIWNTGSFLIVLINFFLFGQLSSFHLWYA